The genome window AATCTGCCTGGCGCGCAGGTAGTTCAGCGCGCCGAGTGCCCGTGCAGGGCGTGCTCCCCGAACTCCTGCAGCAGGGCCGCCGGCAGGCGCTCCCGCATCAGCGGGAAGAGCGTCTTCTCCTCGAACGTCAGATGAGCGTCCACCTCCGCGCTCATGCGGGGGAGGAGCTCGCGCACGCGATGCGCGTGCTCGCCGTCGAAAGTGAAGGCGACGACGCTGAACAGCTTCATGATCTCGGCGACCGCCCGCCGGCCGCCCGCGAAGGCGTCGCGCGTCGGCGCGTCGAGCTTGACCAAGGGGGCGACCTCCCTCAGGAACTCGTCCTCCGCCGCCTCATGATCCCGGAAGGACGCGAAGAACGCCTCGATGTCCTTCAAGAGACGCTTGCAGTCGAGCGAGACGCAGTCGTCCCAGCCGACTCCATGCGGACGCTGGAAACGCGCCTGGAGCGCCGTGAGCTCCTGGCGAAGCTGCCGGTGATTATCGAGAAAGACCTCGATGATGTCCATAACCCCTCCTTCCGGCGAAGACGCTATCCCGGCTTCGAGGACTTCTCCGGCCGCGCGCCTTCGGCGACGCGCAGGGCGTGGAGCATCCGCCCCGGGACGGGGACCGACAGCACCGGGATCGAGGACCTGCGGAGGACCTGCTCCAAGGTCGTACCGAAGAACGCGTCCTTGATGAGGGATTTCCCGTGCGCGACGAGGATGACCCAATCCTGCCCGCGCTTGGCCTTCAGGATGCCCTTCACGGCGGGGCCGACGGCGGACGCCGTTTCCGGGCGGCAGGCCTTGCGGACCTCCGCGGGCAGGCGGTCGACGAGCCGCGACAGCCGGAACCCGACGTTGCCGCTCCAGATCGGGTCGTCGGTCACGTGCAGGACCTTCAGCCCGGCCGCGAGCGACGCGGCCGCGGCCGCGGCGTACTGCAGGCCGTATTCCGAATACGGCGTGAAGTTCACGGGCGCGAGGATCGAGCGGATGGGCCGGACCTTCCCCCGCGCCGCGAGCACGGGGACGGGCGAGGTGCGGATCACGGCCTCGGCGGTCGAGCCCAGCATCACCCGCCGCAGGCCCTTGCGCCCGTGCGTGCCGACCACGATCATGTCCGGATGGCCGAGCTTGGCCAGCTCCACGATGCGCAGGGCCGGGTCGCCGTGGAGGACCGAGATCTTGACTCCCTCCCCGATCTCCGCGCGGATCTGGGCGCGCATCTCCCGCGCGCCGGCCGGGGTGAGGACGGGAGGAGGCATCAGGTCGACGCCGGCCTGCCAGGGCTCGACGTAGACGGCTTCCAGGGAGGCGCCGCAGGCCTCCGCCAGCGCGGAGGCGTGCCGCCACGCCGTCCGGGAGACGTCGGTGAGATCGTACGCGACGAGAATCCGCTTCGGAGGGAATCGGATCATATGGCCCCCAGTCCTCACATGCGTTCCGGCGCAACGATACGGCCTAGCGCCGGTCGGCGACGAGGGCGGCGAGCACGAACGGCAGGTAGGCGAGCGACGCGAGGAAGACGCGCCGCGCCGAAGCCTGGGTCAGCTCGCGGGCGGCGGACAAGGACAGGACGAGGAACACGCCGCCGAGGGAGAGCGCCGTGAACAGGTAGGCCCCGCCGGCCAGGCCGAGGCCGAAGGGAAGGACCGACACGACGAGGAGGAGGCCCGCGGTCGCCGCCATCTGCCAGGCCAGCTCGGCGCCCGAGGGATCGGTCACGGAGCTCACGCGGTAGCCGCCGAGGGCGTAGTCCTCGCGGTACAGCCAAGCCAGGGCCAGGAAGTGAGGCATTTGCCACAGGAACTGGATCCCGAACAGGACCGCCGCCGAGGCGTCGAGGGCTCCGCCCGCCGCGGTCCAGCCGATCACCGGCGGCAGCGCCCCGGGGACCGCGCCGACCCAGGTCGAGAGCGGCGAGAAGCGCTTCATCGGGGTGT of Elusimicrobiota bacterium contains these proteins:
- a CDS encoding universal stress protein, with translation MIRFPPKRILVAYDLTDVSRTAWRHASALAEACGASLEAVYVEPWQAGVDLMPPPVLTPAGAREMRAQIRAEIGEGVKISVLHGDPALRIVELAKLGHPDMIVVGTHGRKGLRRVMLGSTAEAVIRTSPVPVLAARGKVRPIRSILAPVNFTPYSEYGLQYAAAAAASLAAGLKVLHVTDDPIWSGNVGFRLSRLVDRLPAEVRKACRPETASAVGPAVKGILKAKRGQDWVILVAHGKSLIKDAFFGTTLEQVLRRSSIPVLSVPVPGRMLHALRVAEGARPEKSSKPG
- the cyoE gene encoding protoheme IX farnesyltransferase codes for the protein MKAYLELAKPRITALVALCAAAGFALASRGPLDGARLLWTVIGVALASASTGCLNQVLEADLDARMKRTARRPIPTGRVTPAAAHALGLLWGAAGLGLLYWKVGGTACALTAFTLASYLLVYTPMKRFSPLSTWVGAVPGALPPVIGWTAAGGALDASAAVLFGIQFLWQMPHFLALAWLYREDYALGGYRVSSVTDPSGAELAWQMAATAGLLLVVSVLPFGLGLAGGAYLFTALSLGGVFLVLSLSAARELTQASARRVFLASLAYLPFVLAALVADRR